In Chitinophaga nivalis, a single genomic region encodes these proteins:
- a CDS encoding N-acetylmuramoyl-L-alanine amidase — translation MKAIQHLVKSAGLLALICLCSYCARNPYASSNKVYRQQAKAYAKTLQQQPGNIAGTGGVLPPWWVGTVNFNMRKPNMVIIHHTAQDSCAQTLKTFTMQPTQVSAHYVICRDGMIHHMLNDYLRAWHGGVAKWGGVTDINSSSIGIELDNNGLEPFAPAQINSLLILLDTLKLRYNIPAANFVGHGDIAPGRKVDPSAWFPWQQLAGKGFGLWYTDTTNTVVPSPFNQLQALRIIGYDIKDSTAALKAFKRHFMPQDSLPGMTESGRKILFNVMQRYQ, via the coding sequence ATGAAAGCAATACAACACCTTGTAAAATCCGCCGGGTTGCTGGCCCTGATTTGTTTGTGCTCCTATTGTGCCCGGAACCCTTATGCATCCTCGAATAAAGTATACCGCCAACAGGCAAAAGCTTATGCAAAAACGTTGCAGCAGCAACCCGGTAATATTGCAGGCACAGGCGGTGTACTGCCGCCCTGGTGGGTCGGTACCGTTAATTTCAATATGCGTAAACCCAATATGGTGATTATCCACCATACTGCGCAGGACTCCTGCGCACAAACGCTGAAAACGTTTACCATGCAACCTACGCAGGTGAGTGCACATTATGTCATCTGTCGCGATGGAATGATCCACCACATGCTGAATGATTACCTGCGTGCCTGGCATGGCGGCGTAGCCAAATGGGGCGGCGTAACCGATATTAATTCTTCTTCCATCGGCATCGAGTTGGACAATAATGGTTTGGAACCCTTCGCACCCGCCCAGATCAATAGCCTCCTTATTTTGCTGGATACCCTGAAACTCCGGTATAATATTCCCGCCGCTAATTTCGTCGGACATGGCGACATTGCACCAGGCCGGAAGGTAGACCCCAGTGCGTGGTTTCCCTGGCAACAGCTGGCTGGAAAAGGTTTTGGGCTATGGTATACCGATACCACAAATACCGTAGTGCCGTCTCCGTTTAACCAGCTACAGGCACTCCGTATTATCGGCTATGATATCAAAGACAGCACCGCTGCTTTAAAAGCCTTCAAACGCCACTTTATGCCGCAGGATTCCCTGCCGGGTATGACGGAAAGTGGCCGCAAAATATTATTCAATGTAATGCAGCGGTACCAATAG